Genomic segment of Solidesulfovibrio fructosivorans JJ]:
GACCACGGACAGTTGTATTATTTCGACTCCGGACCCTTCGTCGTCGGCGTCGGCGACAGCGTCCTCGTCCAGACCGAGCAGGGACTCGGCATGGGCAAGGTCGCCCTCGTGCGCGACACCCCGCCCGAAGGCGAGGAACAACCCGAAATCAAACCCATATTCCGCCTGCCCACGACCGAAGACGTGGACATCCAGCGCGAGAACGATTTGCTCGCCCGCGAGGCCCACACCTACTGCCGCAAGTGCATCGAGTCCCGCAACCTGGAGATGAAGCTCGTCGACGTGGAGGTGCTCCACGACCGGGGCAAGATCGTTTTCTACTTCACCGCTCCGGGCCGCATCGACTTTCGCGAGCTGGTCAAGGACCTGGTCAAGGCCTACCACACCCGCATCGAACTGCGTCAGATCGGCGTGCGCCACGAGACGCAGATGCTCGGGGCCATCGGCAATTGCGGCCAGATGTGCTGCTGCCGCCGGTTCATGCGCAAGTTCGCCCCGGTCACCATCAAGATGGCCAAGGAACAAAACCTGTTCCTGAACCCCACAAAGATCTCCGGCATCTGCGGCCGGCTCCTGTGCTGCCTGTCCTTCGAGCAGGAAAACTACGAACAGTTCCAGAAGAAATGCCCCCGGGTCGGAAAAAAGTTTTCCACGTCCTTCGGACTGGTCAAGGTGCTGCGCACCAACCTTTTCCGCGAAACCATCAGCGTCCTCGACGAAA
This window contains:
- a CDS encoding PSP1 domain-containing protein → MSHILGIKFRDHGQLYYFDSGPFVVGVGDSVLVQTEQGLGMGKVALVRDTPPEGEEQPEIKPIFRLPTTEDVDIQRENDLLAREAHTYCRKCIESRNLEMKLVDVEVLHDRGKIVFYFTAPGRIDFRELVKDLVKAYHTRIELRQIGVRHETQMLGAIGNCGQMCCCRRFMRKFAPVTIKMAKEQNLFLNPTKISGICGRLLCCLSFEQENYEQFQKKCPRVGKKFSTSFGLVKVLRTNLFRETISVLDETGEEHELTVEEWNAALANPASAESRSQERQDAAGPEAGRTPPRRAPEGQQNQPPRGERRDRDRERPRAAGQGQSGDAPPRESREGQGRSRRGRRPSRKGPRPAGQQPQQSQEQQAQAPRPKNPRHAPRPEARQGGKNPSRPPESGS